The Dreissena polymorpha isolate Duluth1 chromosome 10, UMN_Dpol_1.0, whole genome shotgun sequence genome includes a region encoding these proteins:
- the LOC127847063 gene encoding uncharacterized protein LOC127847063 isoform X2, whose product MEDQFRYVFWLAVLVMITAARSITSCSCHDKWKHVLTTNTTGQATFGSKANLTTAVLSGSDVRILLTSDSYLTSVQNVKTTGVNVCGQALMHISKASYDSFQDKAYWWFISVCTTGQVQMNRYYVGNHVSNGINKMTYEIKWFIRDFTEKALSHNINGAANFGSVTNVIDDVDVGSDVRVVFDDYAATMNSVQIGDNKDLVIGQAVWHISQKTVTPNIEFQGNDYWWFTNWATDGTLAASRWQIGDHISRGESTEAQGLTWFTDNCWMLVYQHDAAGNRVQGSLDLLRSAVLQGHRVKVMFDSISAEPDEVSVQGGHVSSVLISMVVRSPNDIRAFNQSGMWDWRILTTTGTETTLKVNVGEYVEQGRTTGTKAVSWFIDSRPWVQVLVNSKTGSVLSGSKAALVSAVHSGARVRYVLSFDPSTSDVAVHEADNLAVSGSEVSAAHIRSVSLSSFPTEVKFQPKPYWWFTQSTTTGKVDMSRWTVGEHEGRGHTSATAQITWFANY is encoded by the exons GTTCGTGCCATGATAAATGGAAACACGTGCTTACCACGAATACGACTGGACAAGCCACGTTCGGGTCGAAAGCCAACCTGACAACCGCCGTCTTATCTGGCTCGGACGTCAGAATCCTCCTGACTTCAGACAGCTACTTAACCAGCGTTCAGAACGTGAAAACGACTGGCGTCAATGTTTGCGGCCAGGCCCTGATGCATATAAGCAAAGCGAGCTACGATTCCTTTCAGGATAAGGCTTACTGGTGGTTTATTAGCGTGTGCACAACGGGTCAGGTCCAGATGAACCGCTATTACGTCGGAAACCACGTTTCAAACGGCATTAATAAGATGACGTATGAAATCAAGTGGTTTATCAG AGACTTCACGGAAAAGGCACTGAGCCATAACATCAACGGGGCTGCCAATTTTGGAAGTGTCACCAATGTCATCGATGATGTAGACGTAGGAAGTGATGTACGCGTAGTGTTTGATGATTATGCGGCCACCATGAACAGTGTACAG ATTGGCGATAACAAGGATCTGGTCATTGGGCAAGCTGTCTGGCACATCAGTCAAAAGACGGTAACACCCAACATCGAGTTCCAAGGCAACGACTATTGGTGGTTCACCAATTGGGCCACTGACGGCACCTTGGCCGCCTCCCGTTGGCAGATAGGGGACCATATCAGTCGCGGGGAGTCAACGGAAGCACAGGGTTTGACATG GTTCACAGACAACTGCTGGATGCTGGTGTACCAACACGACGCAGCCGGAAATAGGGTGCAGGGGTCACTCGACTTGCTTCGGTCGGCTGTATTACAAGGACACCGCGTCAAGGTCATGTTCGACTCCATATCCGCCGAACCAGATGAGGTGTCCGTACAGGGTGGCCACGTGAGCTCCGTCTTGATCAGTATGGTGGTCAGGAGTCCTAACGACATCCGGGCATTCAACCAAAGCGGAATGTGGGACTGGAGAATATTAACCACGACGGGAACAGAGACAACACTTAAAGTTAATGTTGGCGAATACGTAGAACAAGGTCGAACAACCGGAACGAAAGCTGTAAGCTGGTTTATCGACTCACGTCCGTGGGTTCAGGTACTTGTAAACAGCAAGACCGGAAGTGTCCTGTCTGGAAGCAAAGCGGCTCTTGTCAGCGCGGTGCATTCGGGGGCAAGGGTGCGCTATGTTCTCAGCTTTGACCCATCGACCTCCGATGTAGCGGTACACGAGGCAGATAATCTGGCGGTGAGCGGAAGCGAGGTCAGCGCCGCTCACATTCGCTCTGTAAGTCTATCAAGTTTTCCGACGGAAGTAAAGTTCCAGCCAAAGCCTTATTGGTGGTTCACACAGTCTACGACAACCGGAAAGGTGGACATGTCCCGTTGGACGGTTGGGGAACACGAGGGCCGCGGTCACACAAGTGCCACGGCTCAGATCACATGGTTCGCAAACTACTGA
- the LOC127847063 gene encoding uncharacterized protein LOC127847063 isoform X1, protein MEDQFRYVFWLAVLVMITAARSITSCSCHDKWKHVLTTNTTGQATFGSKANLTTAVLSGSDVRILLTSDSYLTSVQNVKTTGVNVCGQALMHISKASYDSFQDKAYWWFISVCTTGQVQMNRYYVGNHVSNGINKMTYEIKWFIRDFTEKALSHNINGAANFGSVTNVIDDVDVGSDVRVVFDDYAATMNSVQQIGDNKDLVIGQAVWHISQKTVTPNIEFQGNDYWWFTNWATDGTLAASRWQIGDHISRGESTEAQGLTWFTDNCWMLVYQHDAAGNRVQGSLDLLRSAVLQGHRVKVMFDSISAEPDEVSVQGGHVSSVLISMVVRSPNDIRAFNQSGMWDWRILTTTGTETTLKVNVGEYVEQGRTTGTKAVSWFIDSRPWVQVLVNSKTGSVLSGSKAALVSAVHSGARVRYVLSFDPSTSDVAVHEADNLAVSGSEVSAAHIRSVSLSSFPTEVKFQPKPYWWFTQSTTTGKVDMSRWTVGEHEGRGHTSATAQITWFANY, encoded by the exons GTTCGTGCCATGATAAATGGAAACACGTGCTTACCACGAATACGACTGGACAAGCCACGTTCGGGTCGAAAGCCAACCTGACAACCGCCGTCTTATCTGGCTCGGACGTCAGAATCCTCCTGACTTCAGACAGCTACTTAACCAGCGTTCAGAACGTGAAAACGACTGGCGTCAATGTTTGCGGCCAGGCCCTGATGCATATAAGCAAAGCGAGCTACGATTCCTTTCAGGATAAGGCTTACTGGTGGTTTATTAGCGTGTGCACAACGGGTCAGGTCCAGATGAACCGCTATTACGTCGGAAACCACGTTTCAAACGGCATTAATAAGATGACGTATGAAATCAAGTGGTTTATCAG AGACTTCACGGAAAAGGCACTGAGCCATAACATCAACGGGGCTGCCAATTTTGGAAGTGTCACCAATGTCATCGATGATGTAGACGTAGGAAGTGATGTACGCGTAGTGTTTGATGATTATGCGGCCACCATGAACAGTGTACAG CAGATTGGCGATAACAAGGATCTGGTCATTGGGCAAGCTGTCTGGCACATCAGTCAAAAGACGGTAACACCCAACATCGAGTTCCAAGGCAACGACTATTGGTGGTTCACCAATTGGGCCACTGACGGCACCTTGGCCGCCTCCCGTTGGCAGATAGGGGACCATATCAGTCGCGGGGAGTCAACGGAAGCACAGGGTTTGACATG GTTCACAGACAACTGCTGGATGCTGGTGTACCAACACGACGCAGCCGGAAATAGGGTGCAGGGGTCACTCGACTTGCTTCGGTCGGCTGTATTACAAGGACACCGCGTCAAGGTCATGTTCGACTCCATATCCGCCGAACCAGATGAGGTGTCCGTACAGGGTGGCCACGTGAGCTCCGTCTTGATCAGTATGGTGGTCAGGAGTCCTAACGACATCCGGGCATTCAACCAAAGCGGAATGTGGGACTGGAGAATATTAACCACGACGGGAACAGAGACAACACTTAAAGTTAATGTTGGCGAATACGTAGAACAAGGTCGAACAACCGGAACGAAAGCTGTAAGCTGGTTTATCGACTCACGTCCGTGGGTTCAGGTACTTGTAAACAGCAAGACCGGAAGTGTCCTGTCTGGAAGCAAAGCGGCTCTTGTCAGCGCGGTGCATTCGGGGGCAAGGGTGCGCTATGTTCTCAGCTTTGACCCATCGACCTCCGATGTAGCGGTACACGAGGCAGATAATCTGGCGGTGAGCGGAAGCGAGGTCAGCGCCGCTCACATTCGCTCTGTAAGTCTATCAAGTTTTCCGACGGAAGTAAAGTTCCAGCCAAAGCCTTATTGGTGGTTCACACAGTCTACGACAACCGGAAAGGTGGACATGTCCCGTTGGACGGTTGGGGAACACGAGGGCCGCGGTCACACAAGTGCCACGGCTCAGATCACATGGTTCGCAAACTACTGA